A single window of Nicotiana sylvestris chromosome 3, ASM39365v2, whole genome shotgun sequence DNA harbors:
- the LOC104243068 gene encoding cell division cycle 20.2, cofactor of APC complex-like has product MDAGSYSASSNKKQSRCPLQEQLLQRRNSRENLDRFIPNRSAMDFDYAHYMLTEAAKKGKENPAVSSPSREAYRKQLAETFNMNRSRILAFKNKPPTPVEAIPNEFAFVQQPKSAKPRRHIPQTCERTLDAPDIMDDYYLNLLDWGSSNVLSIALGSTVYLWDASDGATSELVTIDEENGPVTSVKWAPDGRHIAVGLNNSEVQLWDSTANRLLRTLKGGHRSRVGALDWNNHILTTGGMDGQIINNDVRIRSPIVDTYQGHDQEVCGLKWSASGQQLASGGNDNCLHIWDRSMASSNSTTQWLHRLEDHTAAVKALAWCPFQGNLLASGGGGSDRCIKFWNTHTGACLNSVDTGSQVCSLIWNKNERELLSSHGFTQNQLTLWKYPSMVKVAELTGHTSRVLFMAQSPDGCTVASAAGDETLRFWNVFGTPEVAKPAPKANPEPFAHQRQTMIR; this is encoded by the exons ATGGATGCAGGATCATACTCAGCCTCATCAAATAAGAAACAATCTCGTTGCCCTCTACAGGAACAACTTCTTCAACGTAGAAATTCTCGTGAAAAT TTGGATCGGTTTATTCCAAATCGATCAGCGATGGATTTCGACTATGCACATTACATGCTGACAGAGGCCGCAAAGAAAGGTAAGGAAAACCCAGCTGTCAGCTCTCCCTCCAGAGAGGCATACAGGAAGCAGCTTGCAGAAACCTTCAACATGAACAGGTCTCGCATTCTGGCGTTCAAGAACAAACCACCCACTCCTGTTGAGGCAATTCCTAATGAGTTTGCCTTTGTTCAACAACCCAAATCTGCAAAACCCCGTCGACACATTCCTCAG ACCTGTGAGAGGACATTGGATGCTCCAGATATTATGGATGATTACTATTTGAACTTGTTAGACTGGGGCAGCAGCAATGTTCTTTCTATTGCTCTTGGCAGCACTGTATATCTGTGGGATGCATCTGATGGTGCTACTTCAGAGCTGGTCACTATTGATGAGGAAAATGGCCCTGTTACAAGTGTTAAATGGGCTCCTGATGGTCGACATATTGCTGTTGGTCTTAACAATTCTGAAGTTCAGCTTTGGGATTCTACAGCAAATCGACTC CTGAGAACTTTGAAAGGTGGTCACCGATCCCGAGTTGGTGCTCTAGATTGGAACAATCACATTTTGACAACAGGTGGAATGGATGGTCAGATCATAAACAATGATGTGAGAATAAGATCACCTATTGTTGACACTTACCAAGGCCATGATCAAGAAGTCTGTGGTCTAAAATGGTCAGCTTCTGGCCAGCAATTAGCTAGCGGCGGAAATGATAACTGTCTCCACATATGGGACAGATCAATGGCTTCTTCAAACTCTACAACACAGTGGCTTCACAGGCTTGAAGATCATACAGCTGCTGTTAAAGCCTTAGCTTGGTGTCCTTTTCAGGGTAACTTATTAGCCTCGGGTGGTGGTGGAAGTGACAGGTGTATTAAGTTCTGGAATACACACACTGGTGCTTGCTTGAATTCTGTAGATACAGGATCGCAGGTTTGTTCCCTTATATGGAACAAGAACGAACGAGAGCTGCTAAGTTCTCATGGTTTCACTCAGAATCAGCTCACTCTTTGGAAATACCCATCTATGGTAAAGGTAGCTGAGCTTACTGGTCACACCTCAAGAGTACTTTTCATGGCTCAG AGTCCAGATGGCTGCACAGTTGCATCTGCAGCTGGAGATGAAACTCTTAGATTTTGGAATGTATTTGGGACTCCTGAAGTTGCAAAACCTGCACCAAAGGCAAACCCTGAACCATTTGCTCACCAAAGGCAAACCATGATTCGCTGA